Proteins encoded by one window of Streptomyces uncialis:
- a CDS encoding NAD(P)-dependent oxidoreductase produces MTHASPRPRLLITAPFDPAAAARLAELFEVETVEPSMEGASLARPQLADRLAVADAVVCEVDQVDQAALDAAPALKFVVTCRASPVNVDLPACTRRGIPVATTPARNAEITADLAFTLILSAVRRTGAAERWMRDGNWRADDVFEPYARFRGIGLGGRTLGILGGGAIGRRVMRRALGFGMNVLVHDPFLAPGALGDDAEIVGLDDLMGRSDVITVHVPLNDSTVGLVGAREIALMRPDAYLVNAGRAAVVDEEALMAALREKRIGGAGLDVFWTEPPPADSELFRLDNVTLTPHIGGASDDVVTEHSRIAERALRAWAVGEEPAAVANAGPLAAV; encoded by the coding sequence GTGACCCACGCGTCGCCGCGTCCGCGGCTGCTCATCACCGCGCCGTTCGACCCGGCCGCCGCCGCACGGCTGGCGGAACTGTTCGAAGTCGAGACGGTGGAACCCTCCATGGAGGGCGCTTCCCTCGCCCGGCCGCAGCTCGCCGACCGACTGGCGGTGGCCGACGCGGTGGTCTGCGAGGTCGACCAGGTCGACCAGGCGGCGCTCGACGCGGCGCCCGCGCTGAAGTTCGTCGTCACCTGCCGGGCCAGCCCCGTCAACGTCGATCTGCCCGCCTGTACCCGCCGGGGCATACCGGTGGCCACCACCCCGGCGCGCAACGCCGAGATCACCGCCGATCTCGCCTTCACGCTCATCCTGTCCGCCGTCCGCCGCACGGGGGCCGCGGAGCGGTGGATGCGGGACGGGAACTGGCGCGCGGACGATGTCTTCGAGCCGTACGCCCGCTTCCGGGGGATCGGTCTCGGCGGGCGCACACTGGGCATCCTCGGCGGGGGTGCCATCGGGCGCCGGGTGATGCGCCGCGCCCTGGGGTTCGGTATGAACGTCCTCGTCCACGACCCGTTCCTCGCGCCGGGCGCCCTCGGTGACGACGCGGAGATCGTCGGCCTCGACGACCTCATGGGCCGGTCCGACGTCATCACCGTGCATGTGCCGCTCAACGACTCGACGGTGGGGCTCGTCGGGGCGCGGGAGATCGCCCTGATGCGTCCCGACGCCTATCTCGTCAACGCGGGACGGGCGGCCGTGGTGGACGAGGAGGCCCTGATGGCCGCGTTGCGCGAGAAGCGGATCGGGGGGGCCGGTCTGGATGTCTTCTGGACCGAGCCGCCGCCGGCCGACTCCGAGCTGTTCCGGCTCGACAATGTCACGCTCACTCCGCATATCGGTGGCGCGTCCGACGATGTGGTCACGGAGCACTCGCGGATCGCGGAGCGTGCGTTGCGTGCCTGGGCCGTCGGGGAGGAGCCTGCGGCGGTGGCCAACGCAGGGCCGCTCGCCGCGGTTTGA
- a CDS encoding MarR family winged helix-turn-helix transcriptional regulator, translating to MSLRNTHEERETTAREVDGPRRDTPSDTPAGSSPARPLNRAERAAWLGLLSTHLRLLRTLDRELMTAERLPMSSFEVLLTLAEAPGRHLRMKELAASLLISRSGLTRIVDDLERQGFVERRKCSTDARGFDAVLTEAGTRAYRRARKVHLSSLRAEFLDKLTPEDLTALGGIWRTVGFDDSATTC from the coding sequence ATGAGCCTGCGGAACACCCACGAGGAGCGGGAGACCACGGCCCGCGAGGTCGACGGCCCGCGCCGGGACACCCCGTCGGACACCCCGGCGGGCAGCTCGCCCGCCCGCCCGCTGAACCGCGCCGAGCGGGCGGCCTGGCTCGGACTCCTCTCCACCCATCTGCGACTCCTGCGCACCCTCGACCGTGAGCTGATGACGGCCGAGCGCCTTCCCATGTCCTCCTTCGAGGTGCTGCTCACCCTCGCCGAGGCCCCCGGGCGCCATCTGCGGATGAAGGAGCTCGCCGCGTCCCTGCTGATCAGCCGCAGCGGGCTCACCCGCATCGTGGACGACCTCGAACGCCAGGGCTTCGTCGAGCGGCGCAAGTGCTCCACCGACGCCCGGGGCTTCGACGCGGTCCTCACCGAGGCCGGGACCAGGGCGTACCGCCGGGCCCGCAAGGTGCACCTCAGCAGCCTCCGGGCCGAGTTCCTCGACAAGCTCACGCCGGAGGACCTCACGGCCCTCGGCGGCATCTGGCGCACGGTCGGCTTCGACGACTCCGCCACCACCTGCTGA
- a CDS encoding malonic semialdehyde reductase yields the protein MNTPPTPDLYEEHLVLAAEARRLLFTGARTANSFTDEPVPDETLRAIWELAKWPPTSANTNPLRVLFLRSGDAQRRLIPHLAEGNRAKSVSAPVIAVLAYDTRYSEHIPRLLPFMPELKEALESDPVGHQEHARFNSALQAGYFLLSVRAAGLAAGPLGGFDADGVDGEFFPDGRLRSFLVVNIGKPGDNPWFERLPRLEYEEAVSCL from the coding sequence ATGAACACACCCCCGACGCCCGACCTGTACGAGGAACACCTCGTGCTCGCGGCCGAAGCGCGCCGTCTGCTGTTCACCGGCGCCCGCACCGCGAACTCCTTCACCGACGAGCCCGTCCCCGACGAGACCCTCCGGGCCATCTGGGAGCTCGCGAAGTGGCCACCGACCTCGGCCAACACCAACCCGCTGCGGGTCCTCTTCCTGCGCTCCGGCGACGCCCAGCGGCGGCTGATCCCGCATCTGGCGGAGGGCAACCGGGCCAAGAGCGTCTCGGCCCCCGTGATCGCCGTCCTCGCCTACGACACCCGGTACAGCGAGCACATCCCGCGGCTGCTGCCCTTCATGCCCGAGCTGAAGGAAGCCCTCGAATCGGACCCGGTGGGGCACCAGGAGCACGCGCGCTTCAACTCCGCTCTCCAGGCCGGCTACTTCCTGCTCTCGGTCCGTGCCGCCGGTCTGGCCGCGGGCCCGCTCGGCGGCTTCGACGCGGACGGCGTGGACGGCGAGTTCTTCCCCGACGGCCGGCTGAGGTCGTTCCTCGTCGTCAACATCGGCAAGCCCGGCGACAACCCCTGGTTCGAACGGCTGCCCCGCCTGGAGTACGAGGAGGCCGTCAGCTGCCTCTGA
- a CDS encoding FGGY-family carbohydrate kinase codes for MTRQAVVGIDAGTTAVKAVVLARDGEQLGWSRAPLRVTHHGDRVEQDMDEIWSAVGDTVRAAVRDAGDGVEIVAVGVTGQGDGAWLVDETGRPCGPATIWMDGTAAARVTAWERDGRGDLVRDITGSSLFPGALPVLLEQLEADHPERLDRAAHQLNCKDWIRFRLTGEIATDASDASRTYLDVTTGTYSDALLEGLGHQRFRHLLAPVRPPHEAAGTVGAPAARATGLPEGVPVVVGLVDAVAGGVGLGAVRPGDAYLIVGTTAFAARVRQDGRGPGPEGRITLATGLGSVLECLAPMAGAPNLDWVRTVTGPEGSGWPDLERLARAAGPGAGGVLYLPYGSPQGERAPFVDPAASAAWVGMSVLTTPGQLLRAVYEGIALTLRECLGEPVTGRTLRIAGGSASSDLLCQVLADVTGRPVERSTAPELGARGVAALALVAGGAAADLDSALAALGRPAATLTFRPDPAVRDLHDRQARAFAAARDALRPVWPSLRDLRSLTGAPSSPSPTTESAPAADGLESL; via the coding sequence GTGACTCGGCAGGCAGTGGTCGGCATCGACGCCGGCACCACCGCGGTCAAGGCCGTTGTCCTGGCCCGGGACGGCGAACAGCTCGGCTGGTCCCGGGCGCCGCTGCGGGTCACGCACCACGGTGACCGGGTGGAGCAGGACATGGACGAGATCTGGTCCGCGGTCGGTGACACCGTGCGGGCCGCGGTCCGGGACGCCGGTGACGGTGTCGAGATCGTCGCGGTCGGTGTGACCGGTCAGGGCGACGGAGCCTGGCTGGTGGACGAGACGGGGCGCCCGTGCGGTCCCGCGACGATCTGGATGGACGGCACGGCCGCCGCCCGGGTCACCGCGTGGGAGCGGGACGGCCGCGGCGACCTCGTACGCGACATCACCGGCTCGTCCCTGTTCCCCGGCGCGCTACCGGTGCTGCTGGAGCAGCTGGAGGCCGACCACCCCGAGCGGCTGGACCGGGCCGCGCACCAGCTGAACTGCAAGGACTGGATTCGCTTCCGGCTGACCGGGGAGATCGCCACCGACGCGTCCGACGCCTCCCGCACCTATCTCGACGTCACCACCGGCACCTACTCCGACGCCCTGCTGGAGGGGCTGGGACACCAGCGCTTCCGTCATCTGCTCGCCCCCGTTCGGCCGCCGCACGAGGCGGCGGGCACGGTCGGCGCACCGGCCGCGCGTGCCACCGGGCTGCCCGAGGGCGTTCCCGTGGTCGTCGGCCTGGTCGACGCCGTCGCGGGCGGGGTCGGACTCGGCGCGGTCCGGCCGGGCGACGCCTATCTGATCGTCGGCACCACGGCCTTCGCGGCGCGGGTACGGCAGGACGGCCGGGGCCCCGGCCCCGAAGGGCGCATCACCCTGGCGACCGGGCTGGGCAGCGTCCTCGAATGCCTGGCCCCGATGGCGGGCGCGCCCAACCTCGACTGGGTCCGTACGGTGACCGGCCCGGAGGGCAGCGGCTGGCCGGACCTGGAGCGGCTGGCCCGAGCGGCCGGACCGGGGGCGGGCGGTGTCCTCTATCTCCCCTACGGTTCGCCCCAGGGGGAACGCGCCCCGTTCGTCGACCCGGCGGCCTCCGCCGCCTGGGTGGGGATGAGCGTCCTGACGACCCCGGGGCAACTGCTGCGCGCCGTCTACGAGGGGATCGCCCTCACCTTGCGCGAGTGCCTCGGGGAACCGGTGACGGGCCGGACGCTGCGGATCGCGGGCGGATCGGCCTCGTCGGACCTGCTGTGCCAGGTACTGGCCGATGTCACAGGACGGCCAGTGGAACGCTCCACCGCACCCGAGCTGGGAGCCCGCGGGGTGGCCGCGCTGGCCCTGGTCGCGGGCGGGGCGGCCGCCGATCTCGACAGCGCGCTCGCCGCCCTGGGCCGGCCCGCCGCCACCCTCACCTTCCGTCCCGACCCCGCCGTACGGGATCTGCACGACCGGCAGGCGCGCGCCTTCGCCGCCGCCAGGGACGCGCTGCGTCCCGTCTGGCCCTCCCTGCGTGATCTGCGGAGCCTCACCGGGGCTCCGTCCTCCCCGTCCCCCACCACGGAGTCGGCGCCCGCCGCCGATGGATTGGAATCCCTGTGA
- a CDS encoding MFS transporter, with product MTIDDTTVQREPDSLPSPWRSSRFRLFFTARSTSLLADGMLMVSLTTAVLGAGYGAAGVGYALAAWMAPIVLLVLFGGVMADRFTPQVMMVGADVVRMVAMLALAALLVATDVRLWQIMALMALSGAATAMFQPGLASMVPQVAQDIQRANALLRIAEAICTLLGPGVAGLLVAYWDVAGSFVVIAAAYALSALGLAPLRKLSTARDDSDAPMWQRLATGWHEFRARSWLWGVIAVWAVYGLFVFGPALPLGAALLTEQHGASGYGWIASADGAGTIIGGLLGMRVRPRRPLVAGACAMFFFALNPLAPALGWSFTVTALTGVVAGCGFAFWGVMWATSVQSHIPLAVLSRVSAYDVAGSIMVIPLGRALAGPAAESFGADRVLLFSSVMSFVLIAVMLCVPAIRGLGRAPERSTGKEDGGG from the coding sequence ATGACGATCGACGACACAACCGTCCAGCGGGAGCCGGACTCCCTCCCCAGCCCATGGCGCTCCAGCCGCTTCCGGCTGTTCTTCACCGCCCGCAGCACCTCGCTGCTGGCCGACGGCATGCTGATGGTCTCGCTCACCACCGCCGTACTGGGAGCCGGATACGGCGCCGCCGGAGTGGGATACGCGCTGGCCGCGTGGATGGCGCCGATCGTGCTGCTGGTGCTCTTCGGCGGCGTGATGGCCGACCGGTTCACCCCGCAGGTGATGATGGTCGGCGCCGATGTGGTGCGGATGGTGGCCATGCTCGCGCTCGCCGCGCTGCTGGTCGCGACCGACGTACGGCTGTGGCAGATCATGGCGCTGATGGCCCTCAGCGGTGCCGCGACCGCCATGTTCCAGCCGGGACTCGCGAGCATGGTCCCCCAGGTCGCGCAGGACATCCAGCGCGCCAACGCGCTGCTGCGGATCGCCGAGGCGATCTGCACCCTGCTCGGTCCCGGGGTGGCCGGTCTGCTCGTGGCCTACTGGGATGTCGCCGGGTCCTTCGTCGTCATCGCGGCGGCCTACGCGCTGAGCGCGCTGGGCCTCGCGCCGCTGCGCAAGCTGAGCACCGCCCGGGACGACAGCGACGCCCCCATGTGGCAGCGGCTGGCCACGGGCTGGCACGAGTTCCGGGCCCGCTCCTGGCTGTGGGGGGTCATCGCCGTCTGGGCCGTCTACGGTCTGTTCGTCTTCGGCCCGGCCCTGCCGCTCGGCGCGGCGCTGCTCACCGAGCAGCACGGGGCCAGCGGATACGGCTGGATCGCGTCCGCCGACGGCGCCGGGACCATCATCGGCGGGCTGCTCGGGATGCGGGTCCGGCCGCGCCGACCGCTTGTCGCGGGGGCCTGCGCCATGTTCTTCTTCGCGCTCAACCCGCTGGCGCCCGCGCTCGGCTGGTCCTTCACCGTGACGGCGCTCACCGGTGTCGTGGCGGGCTGCGGGTTCGCCTTCTGGGGTGTCATGTGGGCGACCAGCGTGCAGTCCCATATCCCGCTGGCCGTCCTCAGCCGGGTCTCCGCCTACGACGTCGCCGGATCGATCATGGTCATTCCGCTGGGCCGGGCGCTGGCGGGTCCGGCGGCCGAGTCGTTCGGGGCGGACCGCGTACTGCTCTTCTCCTCGGTCATGTCCTTCGTCCTCATCGCCGTCATGCTCTGTGTGCCCGCGATCCGCGGACTCGGCCGGGCACCGGAACGCTCCACCGGGAAGGAGGACGGCGGCGGCTGA
- a CDS encoding LLM class flavin-dependent oxidoreductase — MTDHGHDLRFGAFLTPTAEGHDDLVRLATLADRSGLELLGVQDHPYQPAFLDTWTLLTHLAARTERVTLFPHVANLPLRPPAVLARSAATLDILSGGRAELGIGAGAFWDAIASLGGPRRTPGEAVDALEEAITVIRAMWTPGPGVDFEGRHHSLAGARPGPFPVHPLGIWVGSYKRRMLELTGRLADGWLPSSMYAPPGELTAMGRAIDDAALAAGRDPAAVRRIYTVAGRFSRLASDGFLDGPPEQWARQLTELALTEGMSGFVLAPSGADPERELRTFAEEVAPLVREAVGAARGGSSPTPDDDAAVELTRAPEHIDLWSADPLGEATRPRAPKRPATAGHPGGTGTRLVRIHDNLRQEMRQIRDAVAQVAAGRQDAASARSMINSLTLRQNYWTLGSFCTAYSRTLTTHHTIEDQFMFPELREKQDSLGPVVERLEQEHEVIAEALSRLDAALVTLVQDDSRMGEVQDLTQVLDRILTSHLDYEEEELVEPLDRLRINV; from the coding sequence ATGACCGACCACGGACACGACCTGCGGTTCGGCGCGTTCCTGACGCCGACGGCCGAAGGCCACGACGACCTCGTACGGCTGGCCACGCTCGCGGACCGGAGCGGACTGGAACTGCTCGGTGTCCAGGACCACCCCTACCAGCCCGCGTTCCTCGACACCTGGACCCTGCTGACCCATCTCGCGGCCCGGACCGAACGCGTGACGCTCTTCCCGCATGTCGCGAATCTGCCGCTGCGCCCGCCGGCCGTGCTGGCCCGCTCGGCCGCCACCCTGGACATCCTCAGCGGCGGCCGGGCCGAACTCGGCATCGGGGCGGGCGCCTTCTGGGACGCCATCGCCTCGCTGGGCGGCCCCCGCCGCACACCGGGTGAGGCGGTGGACGCGCTGGAGGAGGCGATCACCGTCATCCGCGCGATGTGGACGCCCGGTCCCGGCGTGGACTTCGAGGGCCGTCACCACTCCCTGGCGGGTGCGCGCCCCGGCCCGTTCCCGGTGCATCCCCTCGGTATCTGGGTCGGCTCGTACAAGAGGCGCATGCTCGAACTCACCGGGCGGCTCGCGGACGGCTGGCTGCCCTCGTCGATGTACGCGCCGCCGGGCGAACTGACGGCCATGGGCCGCGCCATCGACGACGCCGCACTCGCCGCGGGCCGTGACCCGGCGGCCGTCCGGCGTATCTACACCGTCGCCGGACGCTTCTCCCGTCTCGCCTCGGACGGCTTCCTCGACGGGCCGCCCGAGCAGTGGGCGCGGCAGCTGACCGAGCTGGCGCTCACCGAGGGGATGAGCGGATTCGTCCTCGCCCCTTCCGGGGCGGACCCCGAGCGCGAGCTGCGCACCTTCGCCGAAGAGGTGGCGCCCCTGGTCCGGGAGGCCGTGGGCGCCGCCCGGGGCGGCTCCTCCCCCACCCCGGACGACGACGCGGCGGTGGAGCTGACGCGGGCGCCCGAGCACATCGACCTGTGGTCCGCCGACCCGCTCGGCGAGGCGACCCGGCCGCGCGCGCCCAAGCGGCCCGCGACAGCGGGCCACCCCGGTGGCACGGGCACCCGGCTGGTGCGTATCCATGACAATCTGCGCCAGGAGATGCGGCAGATCCGTGACGCGGTGGCCCAGGTGGCGGCGGGCCGGCAGGACGCCGCGTCGGCCCGCTCGATGATCAACAGTCTCACCCTGCGGCAGAACTACTGGACCCTCGGTTCGTTCTGCACCGCCTACAGCCGTACCCTCACCACGCACCACACCATCGAGGACCAGTTCATGTTCCCCGAGCTGCGCGAGAAGCAGGACTCGCTCGGGCCTGTCGTCGAGCGGCTGGAGCAGGAGCACGAGGTCATCGCCGAGGCGTTGTCCCGGCTCGACGCCGCGCTGGTCACCCTTGTCCAGGACGACAGCCGGATGGGTGAGGTCCAGGACCTGACCCAGGTACTGGACCGCATCCTGACCTCCCACCTCGACTACGAGGAGGAGGAGTTGGTGGAGCCGCTGGACCGGTTGCGCATCAACGTCTGA
- a CDS encoding S8 family peptidase, protein MAAFAVAVSMALVAGTAVAANAAASPPPDGDAAAPRQRSDDPVWVTLITGDRVGVDARGEVAGFEPAEGRAGVPVHTHTDRGRTYVVPRDARRLIADGRLDRRLFDVTGLSGAQSRKAHRDGLRLIVEYGGAAGPDARRSVRAADGTERDRPLRSLNADAVTGTPRLWDTLTEAGRGGARTTASGISRIWLDGVVKAALERSTGQIGAPQAWRSGWEGQGVRIAVLDTGVDADHPDLSGRVIAARNFSTSPHTTDRNGHGTHVASTAAGSGARSNGTHRGVAPRAGILSGKVLEDNGGGSESAVLAGMEWAVAQGADIVNLSITGDADPAIDPMEAYIDRATAETGVLFVVAAGNAGRNVIGSPGSADAAFTVGAVDRADRLAPFSSRGPRYAGGVVKPDVTAPGVGIVAAAAAGTGAPGSIPGYTAISGTSMATPHVAGAAALLKQKHPDRRAAELRGALASSAADTGHTAYEQGTGRIAVDRALGQTVTPTQVSIGLGEQRWPHGDDTPVTGKLTYRNSGPADAVLDLAVAGHGPGNRPAPAGFFTLGADRVTVPAGGTASVEVTADTRVGGEDGHFAATVTASGAGLTVRSTVSVEREVESYDITFRTIGRDGRPSRDFGALVSSVDSLEPGYHFLSSADGDPVVRLTRGEYVLDAWGPVDPADPTKGFDALVQPKLVIDRARTVTLDARRARPVRITGPDPGAPQAAGGMEYARTGSAGEDIGGFYPGESFATLNVAHLGPPVTDGSLRQGWYGLWRAADRTEYHAASGGRVKRLATGYSRIFRPAEFATVKVALGAPADGKRATLEPSPHLSGGLWGMRGFGVARPLPDTRTVRLSTGDGVRWSFRFGQLTGDDPGGGDRTEAVLESGPRTYRAGRIHRETFNTAVFGPLLDQGSGFSRRGDQLVPRVPLFSDGRGHSGTSGIGSARTTLYRNGTRIGEIPDALTGGRSVPIGREAGRFTLTTSVLRDAATARVSSRIDAAWTFRAAAAPTDDEVMMPISTVRFSGARVGPDSTAPAGAVQRIPLQVHGAAANGNVRSLTAHASYDGGRTWRELTVTGARATVRNPARGESVTLRARVTDKQGGTASVTVHDAFFGG, encoded by the coding sequence GTGGCGGCGTTCGCCGTCGCGGTCTCCATGGCGCTGGTCGCCGGGACGGCCGTCGCCGCGAACGCCGCCGCGTCCCCGCCGCCCGACGGGGACGCGGCGGCACCACGGCAGAGGTCCGACGACCCGGTGTGGGTCACGCTGATCACCGGTGACCGGGTCGGGGTCGACGCCCGGGGCGAGGTCGCCGGATTCGAGCCCGCCGAAGGGCGGGCCGGTGTCCCCGTGCACACCCACACCGACCGCGGTCGCACCTATGTGGTGCCGCGGGACGCGCGCCGGCTGATCGCGGACGGCAGGCTGGACCGACGGCTGTTCGACGTCACCGGGCTGAGCGGTGCGCAGAGCCGGAAGGCGCACCGGGACGGGCTGCGGCTGATCGTGGAGTACGGGGGCGCCGCCGGTCCGGATGCCCGGAGGTCCGTGCGGGCCGCCGACGGTACGGAACGCGACCGGCCGCTGCGTTCCCTGAACGCGGACGCGGTGACCGGCACGCCGCGGCTGTGGGACACCCTCACCGAGGCCGGTCGCGGTGGGGCGCGGACCACGGCGTCCGGGATCAGCCGGATCTGGCTGGACGGCGTGGTCAAGGCCGCCCTGGAACGGAGCACCGGGCAGATCGGAGCGCCCCAGGCATGGCGGTCCGGATGGGAGGGCCAGGGCGTACGGATCGCCGTCCTCGACACCGGTGTCGACGCGGACCACCCCGATCTGTCGGGCCGGGTGATCGCGGCGCGGAACTTCAGCACATCCCCGCACACCACCGACCGCAACGGTCACGGCACCCATGTGGCGTCCACGGCCGCGGGCAGCGGGGCCCGGTCGAACGGCACCCATCGGGGGGTCGCGCCGCGGGCCGGGATCCTGAGCGGCAAGGTGCTGGAGGACAACGGGGGCGGCAGCGAGTCGGCCGTCCTGGCGGGGATGGAGTGGGCGGTGGCGCAGGGCGCGGACATCGTCAATCTCAGCATCACGGGCGACGCCGATCCCGCGATCGACCCGATGGAGGCCTATATCGACAGGGCGACGGCCGAGACGGGTGTGCTCTTCGTGGTGGCGGCGGGCAACGCGGGGCGGAACGTCATCGGCTCGCCGGGCAGCGCGGACGCCGCCTTCACCGTCGGAGCGGTCGACCGCGCGGACCGGCTCGCCCCGTTCTCCAGCAGGGGCCCCCGGTACGCGGGGGGTGTGGTCAAACCCGATGTGACCGCGCCGGGTGTGGGCATCGTCGCCGCCGCGGCCGCCGGCACCGGGGCCCCCGGCAGCATCCCGGGCTACACCGCGATCTCGGGTACGTCGATGGCGACCCCGCATGTGGCGGGGGCCGCCGCGCTGCTCAAGCAGAAGCATCCCGACCGGCGCGCGGCGGAACTGCGCGGCGCGCTCGCCTCGTCCGCCGCGGACACCGGACACACCGCCTATGAGCAGGGCACCGGCCGGATCGCCGTCGACCGGGCACTCGGCCAGACCGTGACCCCGACCCAGGTATCGATCGGCCTGGGCGAGCAGCGCTGGCCGCACGGCGACGACACACCGGTCACCGGGAAGCTGACCTATCGCAACAGCGGCCCGGCGGACGCGGTCCTCGATCTGGCGGTGGCCGGTCACGGTCCCGGGAACAGACCCGCACCGGCCGGGTTCTTCACCCTGGGCGCGGACCGGGTCACCGTCCCGGCCGGGGGGACCGCCTCCGTCGAGGTCACCGCGGACACCCGGGTGGGCGGCGAGGACGGCCACTTCGCGGCCACGGTCACGGCGTCCGGGGCCGGTTTGACCGTCCGGTCGACCGTGTCGGTCGAGCGCGAGGTGGAGTCGTACGACATCACCTTCAGGACCATCGGCCGGGACGGGAGGCCGAGCAGGGACTTCGGGGCGCTCGTGTCCTCCGTGGACTCGCTCGAACCGGGGTACCACTTCCTGTCGTCCGCCGACGGTGATCCCGTGGTCCGGCTGACCCGGGGCGAGTACGTGCTCGACGCCTGGGGTCCGGTCGACCCCGCAGATCCCACCAAGGGGTTCGACGCGCTGGTGCAGCCCAAGCTGGTGATCGACAGGGCGCGCACGGTCACGCTCGACGCCCGCCGGGCCAGGCCGGTGCGGATCACCGGGCCCGATCCCGGGGCCCCGCAGGCCGCGGGAGGGATGGAGTACGCCCGGACCGGGTCGGCCGGCGAGGACATCGGCGGGTTCTACCCCGGGGAGTCGTTCGCCACGCTGAACGTCGCGCATCTCGGGCCGCCGGTCACGGACGGGTCGCTGCGCCAGGGCTGGTACGGGCTCTGGCGCGCAGCCGACCGCACCGAGTACCACGCGGCTTCCGGCGGGCGGGTGAAGCGGCTCGCCACCGGATACAGCCGCATCTTCAGGCCCGCGGAGTTCGCCACGGTGAAGGTGGCTCTCGGGGCTCCGGCCGACGGCAAACGGGCCACTCTGGAGCCGAGCCCGCACTTGTCGGGCGGTCTCTGGGGAATGCGTGGCTTCGGTGTCGCGCGGCCACTGCCCGACACCCGCACGGTGCGGCTCTCCACGGGCGACGGGGTGCGATGGAGCTTCCGCTTCGGCCAGCTCACCGGGGACGACCCGGGCGGCGGTGACCGGACGGAGGCGGTGCTGGAGTCCGGGCCCAGGACCTACCGGGCGGGCAGGATCCACCGGGAGACGTTCAACACCGCCGTCTTCGGTCCGCTGCTCGACCAAGGGTCGGGCTTCTCGCGTCGTGGCGATCAGCTGGTCCCCCGGGTTCCGCTGTTCTCGGACGGCCGGGGCCACTCCGGAACGTCCGGCATCGGGTCCGCCAGGACGACGCTGTACCGGAACGGGACGAGGATCGGCGAGATCCCCGACGCGCTGACCGGCGGGAGGTCGGTACCGATCGGCCGGGAGGCCGGGCGGTTCACGCTCACCACCTCGGTGCTGCGCGACGCGGCGACGGCCCGGGTGAGCAGCCGGATCGACGCCGCGTGGACGTTCCGGGCGGCCGCGGCGCCGACGGACGACGAGGTGATGATGCCGATCTCGACCGTGCGCTTCTCCGGTGCGCGGGTCGGCCCGGACAGCACCGCCCCGGCGGGCGCCGTCCAGCGGATTCCGCTCCAGGTGCACGGCGCCGCGGCGAACGGCAACGTCAGGTCGCTGACCGCGCACGCCTCGTACGACGGCGGCCGGACATGGCGGGAACTCACGGTGACCGGGGCCAGGGCGACGGTGCGGAACCCGGCGAGGGGCGAGTCGGTCACCCTGCGTGCCCGGGTGACCGACAAGCAGGGCGGCACCGCGAGCGTGACCGTGCACGACGCCTTCTTCGGCGGGTAG